In Luteimonas sp. MC1750, the following proteins share a genomic window:
- a CDS encoding NADPH:quinone oxidoreductase family protein translates to MRAVVCEAWGTPDTLRIGELPLPEPGPGQVRVRVHAAAVNFPDALMVAGKYQYRPELPFAPGLEFSGVVSAVGEGVDTLRTGDKVVGTATHGAFAEEVVAEAGHVVVLPADTGDEALAVAASFLLTYGTSWHALKDRAQAKAGETLLVLGAGGGVGLAAVELGKHMGLRVIAAASSADKREAARSRGADATVDSGVEDFRDQVRTHAGKGGVDIVYDPVGGALTETALRTLAWGGRHLVVGFAAGDIPKVPANLLLLKGTALVGVFWGDFVRREPAASAANTRQLLEWLRDGTLQPLVSQRYPLSKAPAALDALLAREAVGKLLVLPHLAD, encoded by the coding sequence ATGAGAGCGGTCGTCTGCGAGGCATGGGGCACACCCGACACACTGCGCATCGGCGAACTGCCTTTGCCCGAACCGGGGCCCGGGCAGGTGCGCGTGCGCGTGCACGCGGCCGCGGTGAACTTCCCGGATGCGCTGATGGTGGCCGGGAAGTACCAGTACCGGCCGGAGCTGCCGTTCGCGCCGGGCCTGGAATTTTCCGGCGTGGTCAGCGCGGTGGGCGAAGGCGTGGACACCCTGCGCACCGGCGACAAGGTGGTCGGCACCGCAACGCATGGCGCCTTTGCCGAAGAGGTGGTGGCCGAGGCCGGCCACGTCGTGGTGCTGCCCGCCGACACCGGCGACGAGGCCCTCGCCGTGGCCGCCAGCTTCCTGCTGACCTACGGCACCTCCTGGCATGCACTCAAGGACCGCGCCCAGGCCAAGGCGGGCGAGACGCTGCTCGTGCTGGGCGCCGGTGGCGGCGTGGGGCTGGCCGCGGTGGAACTGGGCAAGCACATGGGCCTGCGCGTGATCGCCGCGGCCTCCAGCGCGGATAAGCGCGAGGCCGCACGCTCGCGTGGCGCCGACGCCACGGTCGATTCCGGCGTGGAGGACTTCCGCGACCAGGTACGCACGCATGCCGGCAAGGGCGGCGTCGACATCGTCTACGACCCGGTGGGCGGCGCGCTGACCGAAACCGCATTGCGGACCCTGGCCTGGGGCGGGCGCCACCTCGTGGTCGGCTTCGCCGCCGGCGACATCCCGAAGGTGCCCGCCAACCTGCTGCTGCTCAAGGGCACGGCGCTCGTGGGCGTGTTCTGGGGCGACTTCGTGCGCCGGGAGCCGGCGGCCAGCGCCGCCAACACCCGCCAGCTGCTCGAGTGGCTGCGCGACGGCACCCTGCAGCCGCTGGTCTCGCAGCGCTATCCACTGTCGAAGGCACCGGCCGCACTGGATGCCCTGCTCGCCCGCGAGGCCGTGGGCAAGCTGCTGGTCCTGCCACACCTCGCCGACTGA
- a CDS encoding IclR family transcriptional regulator, whose amino-acid sequence MGNPRRDPRSLAEADGGTPLVNSVVRAFSILRCFEHGRGRGDGRFLGNQDIARRTQLPKATVSRLTQTLAALGYLEYAPALEKYALGPAVLGLGHAYMAGHDVIDIAQPLMQELADYTQAAVMLAVPEGLRMLLLDVCQGDAMFNLRLEKGSRVPHGTTALGRADLAARPREVFEQRLAELERTSTPEAWPKIRAGIERARKDYETYGFVFSLGDWNPDVFAVGVPMASADGSRHFAFNISGRVSVMTREKLVQDFGPRLVALRNRVYEAAEGRF is encoded by the coding sequence ATGGGCAATCCCAGGCGCGATCCGCGATCACTGGCCGAAGCCGACGGCGGCACCCCACTGGTGAACTCGGTGGTGCGCGCGTTCTCGATCCTGCGCTGCTTCGAACACGGCCGTGGCCGCGGCGATGGCCGCTTCCTCGGCAACCAGGACATCGCCCGGCGCACGCAGCTGCCCAAGGCCACGGTGTCGCGGCTCACGCAGACGCTGGCCGCGCTGGGGTACCTCGAATACGCGCCAGCGCTGGAGAAGTACGCGCTCGGGCCTGCCGTGCTCGGGCTGGGCCACGCCTACATGGCCGGCCACGACGTGATCGACATCGCCCAGCCGCTGATGCAGGAACTGGCCGACTACACCCAGGCGGCAGTGATGCTGGCCGTGCCCGAGGGCCTGCGCATGCTGCTGCTGGACGTCTGCCAGGGCGATGCGATGTTCAACCTGCGGCTGGAGAAAGGCTCGCGCGTGCCGCACGGCACCACCGCGCTGGGCCGCGCCGACCTGGCCGCACGTCCGCGCGAAGTGTTCGAACAGCGCCTGGCCGAACTCGAGCGCACCAGCACGCCGGAGGCCTGGCCGAAGATCCGCGCCGGCATCGAGCGCGCGCGCAAGGACTACGAGACCTACGGCTTCGTGTTTTCGCTGGGCGACTGGAACCCGGACGTGTTCGCGGTCGGCGTGCCGATGGCCTCGGCCGACGGCAGCCGCCATTTCGCTTTCAACATCAGTGGCCGCGTGTCGGTGATGACGCGCGAGAAGCTGGTGCAGGACTTCGGCCCCCGGCTGGTCGCATTGCGGAACCGCGTGTACGAGGCCGCCGAGGGGCGTTTCTAG
- a CDS encoding acyl-CoA dehydrogenase family protein has product MDLTPSSRARELERSLQDFLQRRVWPNEAAHAEEAADARAAGDPWQPSAVVAQLQAEARAEGLWNLFLPDSPRAPEGLSNLDYAPLCELMGRVYWTPEVFNCAAPDTGNMEVLARFGSEEQQARWLDPLLDGRIRSAFLMTEPDVASSDATNLECAIRRDGDEYVIDGRKWYASGAGDPRCAVYIVMGISSPDADRHRRHSMILVPADTPGITVERAMDVYGYDDAPHGHMQVALVNVRVPASNLILGEGRGFEIAQGRLGPGRIHHCMRAIGLGERALEAMCRRLAARHAFGRAVVEYSVWRERIARSRCLLDQARLMVLKAARMMDTVGNKAARAEIAMIKVIAPQAVEQVIDWAVQAHGAAGVSQDSFLAKAWAHTRTLRLADGPDEVHHESIARLELRKYRAEAG; this is encoded by the coding sequence ATGGACCTCACCCCCTCGTCCCGAGCACGCGAACTCGAGCGCAGCCTGCAGGACTTCCTGCAGCGCCGCGTCTGGCCGAACGAAGCGGCGCATGCCGAAGAGGCAGCGGATGCCCGCGCCGCCGGCGACCCCTGGCAGCCCAGCGCCGTGGTGGCGCAGCTGCAGGCCGAGGCCCGCGCCGAGGGCCTGTGGAACCTGTTCCTGCCCGACTCGCCGCGCGCGCCGGAGGGCCTGTCCAATCTCGACTACGCGCCGCTGTGCGAGCTGATGGGCCGGGTCTACTGGACGCCGGAAGTGTTCAACTGCGCCGCGCCCGACACCGGCAACATGGAGGTGCTGGCCCGCTTTGGCAGCGAGGAGCAGCAGGCGCGCTGGCTCGACCCGCTGCTGGACGGCCGCATCCGCTCGGCCTTCCTGATGACCGAGCCGGACGTGGCTTCGTCGGACGCCACCAACCTCGAATGCGCGATCCGCCGCGATGGCGACGAGTACGTCATCGACGGGCGCAAATGGTACGCCTCCGGTGCCGGAGACCCGCGCTGCGCGGTGTACATCGTCATGGGCATCTCCAGCCCGGACGCGGACCGCCACCGCCGCCACTCGATGATCCTCGTCCCCGCGGATACGCCGGGCATCACCGTCGAGCGCGCGATGGACGTGTACGGCTACGACGACGCACCGCACGGCCACATGCAGGTCGCGCTGGTGAACGTGCGCGTGCCGGCATCGAACCTCATCCTGGGCGAGGGCCGCGGCTTCGAGATCGCCCAGGGCCGCCTCGGTCCGGGGCGCATCCACCACTGCATGCGCGCGATCGGACTGGGCGAGCGTGCGCTCGAGGCGATGTGCCGGCGGCTGGCCGCGCGCCACGCGTTCGGGCGGGCGGTCGTCGAGTATTCGGTCTGGCGCGAACGCATCGCGCGCTCGCGCTGCCTGCTCGACCAGGCGCGGCTGATGGTGCTGAAGGCGGCCCGCATGATGGATACCGTGGGCAACAAGGCCGCGCGCGCCGAGATCGCGATGATCAAGGTGATCGCGCCGCAGGCCGTCGAACAGGTGATCGACTGGGCCGTGCAGGCCCACGGCGCCGCCGGCGTGAGCCAGGACAGCTTCCTGGCCAAGGCGTGGGCGCATACCCGCACCCTGCGCCTGGCCGATGGCCCCGACGAGGTGCACCACGAGTCGATCGCCCGTCTCGAACTGCGCAAATACCGTGCGGAGGCCGGCTGA